A region of Chelonia mydas isolate rCheMyd1 chromosome 7, rCheMyd1.pri.v2, whole genome shotgun sequence DNA encodes the following proteins:
- the MORN4 gene encoding MORN repeat-containing protein 4 isoform X3, which translates to MTLTKGSFTYSSGEEYCGEWKEGRRHGVGQLTFADGSTYLGHFENGLFHGCGVLTFSDGSRYEGEFVQGKFNGVGVFTRYDSMTFEGEFRSGRVDGFGLLTFPDGSHGVPRSEGFFENNKLLRREKCPAVIQRAQSASKSAHNLPA; encoded by the exons ATGACCTTGACCAAGGGCTCCTTCACCTACTCCAGTGGGGAGGAGTACTGCGGAGAGTGGAAGGAAG GCCGCAGGCACGGCGTTGGCCAGCTAACGTTTGCGGATGGCAGCACCTACCTGGGTCACTTTGAGAATGGGCTCTTCCATGGCTGCGGCGTGCTCACCTTCTCCGATGGCTCCAG GTACGAGGGGGAGTTCGTGCAGGGGAAGTTCAATGGCGTCGGAGTTTTCACGCGCTACGACTCGATGACCTTCGAGGGCGAGTTCAGGAGCGGGCGTGTGGACGGCTTCG ggctcCTGACCTTCCCCGACGGCTCCCATGGGGTGCCCCGCAGCGAGGGCTTCTTTGAGAACAACAAGCTGCTGCGGCGGGAGAAGTGCCCGGCCGTGATCCAGAGAGCTCAAAGTGCCTCCAAGTCCGCACACAACCTCCCGGCGTGA
- the MORN4 gene encoding MORN repeat-containing protein 4 isoform X2 yields MEVSSHPPGPGSMTLTKGSFTYSSGEEYCGEWKEGRRHGVGQLTFADGSTYLGHFENGLFHGCGVLTFSDGSRYEGEFVQGKFNGVGVFTRYDSMTFEGEFRSGRVDGFGLLTFPDGSHGVPRSEGFFENNKLLRREKCPAVIQRAQSASKSAHNLPA; encoded by the exons ATGGAG GTGTCATCTCACCCTCCAGGACCTGGCAGCATGACCTTGACCAAGGGCTCCTTCACCTACTCCAGTGGGGAGGAGTACTGCGGAGAGTGGAAGGAAG GCCGCAGGCACGGCGTTGGCCAGCTAACGTTTGCGGATGGCAGCACCTACCTGGGTCACTTTGAGAATGGGCTCTTCCATGGCTGCGGCGTGCTCACCTTCTCCGATGGCTCCAG GTACGAGGGGGAGTTCGTGCAGGGGAAGTTCAATGGCGTCGGAGTTTTCACGCGCTACGACTCGATGACCTTCGAGGGCGAGTTCAGGAGCGGGCGTGTGGACGGCTTCG ggctcCTGACCTTCCCCGACGGCTCCCATGGGGTGCCCCGCAGCGAGGGCTTCTTTGAGAACAACAAGCTGCTGCGGCGGGAGAAGTGCCCGGCCGTGATCCAGAGAGCTCAAAGTGCCTCCAAGTCCGCACACAACCTCCCGGCGTGA